cacaagaaaggtagtaaggaggaatcgagcaactatagaccagtgagtctgacatcaatagtaggcaaattaatggaaaccctattaaaggataggattgtggaacatctaaaatcccatggattgcaagatgaaaaacagcatgggtttacttcagggagatcatgtcaaacaaatcttatagatttttttgactgggtgactaaaataatagacggtggaggtgcagtagacatcgcatatctagattttagtaaggcttttgacactgtcccacatagaagacttatcaataaactgcagtcattgagcatggactcccatattgttgagtggattaggcagtggctgagtgacagacaacagagggttgtagtcaatggagaacattcaaaacaaggtcatgttaccagtgggattccacagggatctgtactgggaccaattttgtttaatatcttcataagtgatattgcaaaaggcctcgatggtaaggtttgtctttttgctgatgacacaaagatatgtaacagggttgatgttcctggagggaaacgccaaatggaaaaggatttaggaaaactagaagaatggtcagaactctggcaactgaaatttaatgtggataagtgcaagataatgcacctggggcgtaaaaacccaagggcagaatatagaatatttgacacagtcctgacctcagtatctgaggaaagggatttaggagtaattatttcagaagacttaaaggtgggaagacaatgtaataaagcagcacgaaatgccagcagaatgcttggatgtatagggagaggtataagcagtagaaagagtgaagtgcttatgcctctgtacagaacactggtgagacctcacttggagtattgtgcgcagtactggaggccatatctccagaaggatatagatactctagagagagttcagagaagagctactaaactggtccatggattgcaggataaaacttaccaggaaaggttaaaagaccttaatatgtatagcttggaagaaagaagagaccgaggggatatgatagaaacttttaaatacataaagggaattaactcggtaaaggaggagagcatatttaaaagaagaaaaactaccacaagaggacacagttttaaattagaggggcaaaggtttaaaagtaatataaggaagtattactttactgagagagtagtggatgcatggaatagccttcctgcagaagtggtagctgcaaatacagtgaaggagtttaagcatgcatgggataggcataaggccatccttcatataagatagggccggggctattcataggattcagatatattgggcagactagatgggccaaatggttcttatctgccgacacattctatgtttctatgtttctatgtaacactgacatggaaaaggacctaggaattttggttaAAAGCAAACCAAGCTGTAGAAACTGGTGTCAGGCAGCGGCTGCCAAGGAaaataagataatgagttgcatcaaaagaggcatagatgcccgtgatgagaacatagtcctaccactttacaaatcattagtcagaccacacatggagtactgtgtacagttctgggctccagtgaacaaagcagacatggcagagctggagagggcccagaggagggcaacttaagtaataactggaatggatggactacagtatcctgaaagattatcaacattagggttattcactttagaaaaaagatgacttagGGGAGATCTAAcaactttataaatatatcaggggtcagtacagagatctctcccatcatctatttatccccaggacggtgactgtgacgaggggacatcctctgtgtctggaggaaagaaggtttgtacacaaacatagaagaggattcttttcggtaagagcagtgagactatggaactctctgtctgaggaggaggtgatggtgagttcactaaggctactttcacactagcgttcggagcgggtccgtctgatgtttcatcagatggatccgctcctataatgcagacgtttgcatccgttcagaatggatccgtctgcattataacttggaaaaatttctaagtgtgaaagtagcctgagcggatccgttcagactttacattgaaagtcaatgggggacggatccgcttgaagattgagccatatggtgtcatcttcaagcggatctgtccccattgacttacattataagtctggacggatccgctcgcctccacacggccagacggacacccgaacgctgcttgcagcgttcaggtgtccgctcactgagcggagcggaggctgagcgctggcaggcggatgcattctcagtggatccgcctccactgagaatgcattagggccagacggctgcgttcagggccgcttgtgagccccttcaaacggagctcacgagcggacacctgaacgcaggtgtgaaaggagcctaaaagagttcaaggggggcctggatgtatttctggagcgtaataatattacaggctttagctactagagaggggtcattgatccagggagttattctgattgcctgattggagtggggaaaattggcttctacctcacagttattttttttgccttcctctggatcaacttgcaggacaaCAGGCTGACCTGGATGAACAGATGTCTTTTTGAAACCTTATAAACTGTTAATATGTAACTATGTAGATGAGACTACTCACGTTAATAAGCTCTGATCACTAATTTCTGTATGTTGACTCCCCCGATTTGATTCACTTATTGGAGGAGATGGACGATAGGATAGGTTATCCTTATTTTACTTTTAGGACTGATATGCTATTTCTGGGAAAGTCAAATATGGATACAAATGTAGCAAGTCAAAGCTGACCTCATGTAATAGAGGTTAGGCTGGGTTACACCAGCATTGCTGTTTCCATAGTTCcgcttttgtgtttttttttttacaaaatctgTGACGGGGTCCATGGATGGGGCCTCCAATGCATATGTGAATATAGCTTTATTATCATACTGCTAAATCTGTACACAGCGAATCCTATTGACATTAAATTTTACCAGAGCTTGTTTTACATCTTGATTTCTTAAACTATAGATCATGGGATTTAACATCGGTATTATCACTGTATAGAACACTGACACCATCCAGTCCTGATCCACGGCATAGGCAGAATTTGGTCGCAAGTACATGAAGAAAACTGGGAAGTAGAATAAGGCTACACATGAAAAGTGAGAGACACAAGTGGAGAGTAACTTACTCCTACCTCTAGAAGATCTAATTCTACATATGGCAAATATAATGTAGGTGTATGATATCATTATACATAAAAAGGAGCCCACTTCAATAGAACCAGCAAAAACATATAAGAAAACTTGGTTAAGAAATGTATCTTTACATGATAGTTTTAAAATGGGATTAATATCACAGTAGAAATGGTTGAGCTGATTTGATTGACAGAACGGGAGACTAAATGCAGCACATGTATGAATTAATGAATTAATACATCCTGCAGTGGATACTGAGCAAATAAATTTTATACATGTCACTTTATTCATAATGACCGCATAATACAACGGTTTACATATAGCTACATATCGATCATAGGCCATCACTGCAAGTAACATCCCTTCTGTGCTCACCAGGTCAATGAAGAAGAACATTTGCATTGCACAACCAGTGATGGAAATTGCTTTATTTCCAGAGAAGATGTTGACAATAATGTTGGGTGCTATAGTTGATGAATACAAGATGTCAACAATGGATAAATTCATAAGGAAGAAATACATTGGTGTCTGCAAGCCTGGAGTCAATCTAATTAACAAAACCATCATAAGATTCTCCAGAATAGTTACCAGGTAGACTATAGAGCAGATGAGGAAGAGAGGCAGACGATGGTTTGGGTTGGAAGAAAGAC
The Bufo gargarizans isolate SCDJY-AF-19 chromosome 2, ASM1485885v1, whole genome shotgun sequence genome window above contains:
- the LOC122925748 gene encoding olfactory receptor 1052-like, translating into MKNETLVTKFILSSLSSNPNHRLPLFLICSIVYLVTILENLMMVLLIRLTPGLQTPMYFFLMNLSIVDILYSSTIAPNIIVNIFSGNKAISITGCAMQMFFFIDLVSTEGMLLAVMAYDRYVAICKPLYYAVIMNKVTCIKFICSVSTAGCINSLIHTCAAFSLPFCQSNQLNHFYCDINPILKLSCKDTFLNQVFLYVFAGSIEVGSFLCIMISYTYIIFAICRIRSSRGRSKLLSTCVSHFSCVALFYFPVFFMYLRPNSAYAVDQDWMVSVFYTVIIPMLNPMIYSLRNQDVKQALVKFNVNRIRCVQI